The Candidatus Sysuiplasma acidicola genome contains the following window.
GAGTGAGAACAGCCTGCACAATCAGCGAGTTTCCATCCGCACACACCAGCAATGAGATGTGAGCTGAAGAGCTGTTGCTGATGTTTGCGCTTACGAAGAAATAATCCTTCCCGCTGACAACGCCCGAGTGGTAACTTGATGAGTAATTCTTGTTGCCGCTGAATTGAATATTCAACGCTTCATACAGAGATGACGAGTAAGTGCTGCTCTTGAAAGTGGCGAACGATGAAAGGGCAATTTCACTCCGGCTCACATTGCCGAACACCGCAGCACCGGCAGCAGTAAGGTTACCCAGATACTGGTTCCCGACTGTACTTGTGCTCGCGCCGCTGATGCTGGCATTACCAGACAGGCCAGAAAGAGCGCGGATAACAGAACTCATGTTGGTAACATTCGCGCTGAAATAAATTGTGGAGTCTATGCCGATGCCAAATGCACTGGCTGCCTGCGAGGAGGTCACCAGGTGTGCAGGATAGGAAACTGTGGTTCCACTGCCCAGAGTACTTAATTCTTCAGTCATTACAGCTACAAGGCCCGATTTTGGAACGCCGGGTGAGCCCACATAAACAAAAGCCAGGAAGTAATTTCCATCATGTGCGAAAATCGCTTCGGTCACGTTTCCATTGTTTGTGAAATTTACAAAAGTATATGGTGTACTTCCAATCGTTCCGGTGGAAACCTGAACTGAGATATTGTTATGGAGTTTGGCAGTGAGATTGACATATATGCCGGTAGCGAGTGTAGCATTCGGGAGATACAGTAAAGCGCCATCAATGTTCGCACCAGTCTTATTCTCTCCATATCCGATTACCGAAAACTGCGAATTGCCATTGAGATATTGTGTCTCATTCGCAGGCAGAGGACTGCCGGATTGAGTATAATTTGGCATGAGCATGCCGAGATATGCCTTTACGAACGCAATCGGATTGTGCGCGCCTGCGGTTATATAATACTCGCGATGCCAGCTTCCGCCTACACTGCTGCCGATTGTACCGGAGGAAAGAAACGAAGTACCTGCAGACATGGCCGGGCCATGTTTGACGAGGCGCGGGTAGAGGTAAACTGCCGCTCCTGCGACAATAAGAACTGCAACGAAAATGACAGCTACGGCTTTGACTTTTGAACCCATGGTCCCGATACTTTCACAACACACTATTTAACCGTTTGCAGACAGTTCGACAAAAAGGTAACTGGGCTGACCTGGCAGGCACGCATTCGATAAAGCTGAACGCCGCAGGCGGCAAACGGCAGTGCCGTGAAATTGTGCGAAAAGTGTGCTGCCGGGCACATCGTTGATGGAACAAATGGGTCAGCCCGGATTTGAAGCATCATTGCGGTGCGATTTACTTGTCATGTTTCTCTATTTGGCTGATTGCCCAGTGCACGAGATCCACGGTCAAATAAAGGGTAGAATACCTGTGAAGTCTGTCAATGCAGGCAATTGCTTCTCTCTTGCCTATGATATTCTCTCTGTATGCGCGTGTTACAATCGCCAGCGTGCCATGCGGTTCCAGTCCATAACTCCTAGCCACTTCCCTCGCTTCCAAATCATCGGTGAATACAAGACTGACACCTTCCTGTTTGGCAAGTGCTATCGCAGTGGATTCCCCGGCGCCCAGTCCGTACTCCTCCATTATCAGTTTGGACATATCTTTTGCCCGCCCTTTCAACCTTGAGACTTTGCAATTTGCCGGGAAGCGTGAGGCGTCTCCGAGTTCGCGGACAACATCCTCGCTCAACAATATGTCCTGGAAAACGCGGAACACCTTCAAAGAATCTATCTGGCCCAAATGCGTAAGCGGGCCGGTGTCTAAAACAGCATTCTTAATTCTTGCCACCGAGTCCCCACTCCACATCCTCCTTGATTGCGGCTTCTATGCGTTCAGATCGCACGCGTCTTATCGTCTCCCTTACAGCAGCTCTAATGAGCTCAGATCTGTTGGCATACCAGCCCTCCTTTATCAGTTCGTCCATTTCGCTGACTAGCCGGTGGGTTAACTTGGCAGGAATTGTGTCCATAGCAATCGTAATACCATAGTATTACGATTGTATTAAGGCTTTTGGCGGGATGCTTTGAAATCGTCATTTATGACAGCTCAATGAAGATGGAGTCAATGCCGATGTGTTAAAGCGAGATGGAGTCTTGTTAAACAAATTTTTGCTCAATCGCATAAATATAATGGGTCCGCCCGGACTTATACCATATATAAGTATAAGACAAAGATAATACCCTATCATCCCTCATAAATGGTAGTTACAGATATAAGATGCGACGTCTGGATATAGCACGATGCTTCCTGTGATTTCTCAGACCTGTGAATGTGCTCCCGAATAAATGATGTGAAGTAAGAGCTGAACACTATAACATGGCGCAACCGCTCAGAATATCAACCGACAGCCATCAAGGTAGAAATGGAACGGTTGAGCGATTCGCATTCCGATATCGGTGGCTTCATTTCAAATGTTCGAAGGCTATGAAAGCCCAGCAGAGTGGACAACGGACTACCTTTTTCCCATCCTGAAGAGTTCAAACACGAATGCGGAGAGAGAAGCGGCAAAACTGAAGGACAGTTCGGTGTGAACAAATCACACACATTGCTCAACTCGAGACCGGTGAAACGGGGGAAGAGAGCGTTCGATCGCACGTGCCACTTCACATTCATCGCCAACCTGTTCGCCGCCGTCACATGGGCACAGCACTCCCTCAAGCAGCATCTCGGCTGCATGACTTACATCACAGCGTAAAACAGGCCTGCAGTGAGCATGCTGCAACCGTTCAGCAGCCATGAGGCACGATCGCAATCATATTCCGCAACGGACACACGTGAAATTTATTGCGCTTGCATCATAATCTTGAGGCAGGAGTGCCTTCAAGGCACTCAAAACAGTTCACAGCGGGGGAATGAGTCTATTCGCATATTGGAATAAAACATGCCGGTGAATCTAACCATATACTGACGCCATGTTTCGGAGGGACTAGCCATCCAAATAATTATTAGTACATCAGAAGTAATACGTTAGGCGAGTGGTTACTTGTCATTGGGATCTGGATCTATCAAGGGATCTATTTCAAGGGAGCCGAGGATGCTGGTGACCACAGCTGTTGTTCTCATTGTCATCATTGCTTCTGCAAGCGCTGCTGAAGTCGTCACGTATAACCGTAATGTTAGTCCGCGCAACAGTAACAAATTGTTTGTAAATGAAACTGGGCCATTCTTCCCTAGCGGTGCGAGCATACAGTTCAGGAATCCAAATGGCATGAATGCATCGAAAACACTGGTCAGTGTCTACATGCATCCTGTGAATTCAGGCGGCGCGCCGCTAAATATCAACAACAGCAAACTTCTTGTCGTACGCTCTTTTTCCAACTCATATGGATTGTTTACCTTTCCGTTCAATGGCTTAATCGATAGTGTTGCAATGGGCTGGCGAAGCAATCTTACCCAGATGGGAGGGAAGTCGTATGCCGACGCGTTCGAGACATCTTTCGCGGTCACTGCGGTTGAACAGCTTGCTAACAACACAACCTGGTCGGCCATAACCTATCTGCGGTTTTCACCGGGTTTGCTGCTGCGGTATCTCAACGACAGCGCGTTTCATCTTGCGTATGAAGTCACTTTCAACATTTTCATTGATAATGCAAAACAGCAGCCGTCAGCGTATCCACACAATACCATCGCTACGCCTGACTGTGTGGGTGGCAGATGCCTTCATTGCACGCCCGGGTATTACTGGAAGGCCCTGGGCTCGACTATTACCCCAAATATCTGGGTACCGGTTGAGTGGGTGAACAATCTGACGACATATGCAGGTGGATCAATTGGTTACACCTTGGGCATAAGCGGGGAGGATACCGTCTTTCAAGCTGGTGTTTACAATACTGTTAAGGGTGCATGGTCTGTAAACAGTTCACAGCCGACTAGCACGCCCGCTTATGGCAACATCGCATCGGAAGCATTCACAAATTACAAATCGGCGGTTATTTTCATAAACGCTTCAGTAACATATTCAGAGTATCAATACGTCTACGTCAATTATTATTGCCAGGTAACTTCCTATAACGACTATCAGGCTGACATATACGTCAATAATGTTGGGTTGAGCGGTGGCAATGTTATGATGATGGCGAGATTCTCGCCGCCTGGAGGAGATCTATCCTCGATACTTCCACAACAGATGCAGGGGTTTCCTAACGTGGTCTATACGTCTTTTGGCAAGCAACAAAACTTCAGCAGCACAATTACACCATTTACAAGTGAGCAGTATTCATACTTCCGTCTTACATCTAGCACCTCCAGTTTGGCTAATTACGTATCTGGTTTTCTGCCTCTGGGTGGTGTGATGACATCATTCATGAACTGGGCAAAGACGATAAGTTCGGATATCGTGGGTATTGCAATACCATACGTCAGTGACATACTGTCTGGAATTAATTTTGAAAAAACTGTCGTGGTTGGTGCTGACATCAGCCTTCAAAATGGGCAGAACTTCGATATATCAGTGGCGGGATACAGCTTTCAATCCATTCAGCAGTACGACCTTTCAGGATGGAACAGCGGAACAGCCGGCATATTGTTGTCCTACTGGAATGTTACCGGGAGCTGAACACTTTTTTGCAACTACAGATGCAGTGCAAAGTTTTCCACTGCAGGGTCATTTCAAGAGATCGGAAGTCATTGAACTTCTCTGCCATTGAATGTTATTGTTGCGACTGGTCTGTCCTCTAACTTGGATTTTCGCGCCTGAATGAGATATTACATTTCGCAGCATTTTTCACGCTATCTCGATCCTGACCGTACGGTTATGAAGCTATGGTGGTTTCATGCTGTTCCACCGCTCTGCCGCCTCAAGCAGCAGCGG
Protein-coding sequences here:
- a CDS encoding ribbon-helix-helix protein, CopG family is translated as MDTIPAKLTHRLVSEMDELIKEGWYANRSELIRAAVRETIRRVRSERIEAAIKEDVEWGLGGKN